The genomic window CAGTTGATGGTCGGGATCGATCTGACGATCGTGAACATCGCGTTGCCGTCGATGCAGCGGGACCTGGGCATGTCGGATCCGGCCCGGCAGTGGGTGATCACGCTGTTCGCACTCGGGTACGGCGGTTTCCTGCTGCTCGGCGGGCGGATGAGTGACCTGATCGGGCGCCGGCGGGCGCTCCTGATCGGGCTGACCGGTTTCGCCCTGGCCTCGGCACTCGGTGGGGCCGCGACCGGACCGTGGATGCTGCTGACGGGGCGGGGGCTGCAGGGCGTCTTCGGTGCACTGCTGACCCCAGCCGTCCTCGCGACGCTCGCCGCGTCGTTCCCGCTACCCGCCGAGCGCGGCAAGGCGTTCGGGATCTACGGCGCCGCGATGGGCAGCGCGTCCGGCATCGGCGTCCTGGCCGGCGGTGTGCTCACGCAGTACCTGGACTGGCGGTGGTCGATGTTCGTGAACCTCCCCATCGCCGCACTGGCTGCCGCAGGCATCCTGTACGCCGTCCGCCCGGCTCAGCGCACCAGCGGGGTGCGGGTGGATGTACTGGGAGCGCTACTGGCGACCGGGGGCCTGATGGCGGTCGTGTTGGGGTTCGCCCGCGCCGAGTCGGACGGCTGGGGCGCGCCGGTCACGTACGCGTCGCTAGGCGCAGGCGTCGTGCTCCTGGCAGCGTTCTTGACTGTGCAGGCTCGGATGCGTAACCCCCTGTTGCCGCTGAGAGTCCTGCGCGACCCTAGGCGCGGCGGCTCGTACCTGGCTGTGTTCAGCCTGGCGATCGGCATCTTCGCCGCCTTGTTCTTCCTGACGTTCTACCTGCAGACCGTCCGCCACTACTCGCCGATCCGGACCGGGCTGAGCTTCCTGCCGTTCACAGTCGGCCTGATGGTCGGCGTCCGCGCTGTGAGCCGATTGCTCGCCAAAGCCCAGGTGAGAGTGCTCATCTGTCCGGGACTGCTCACTGTCGCGGCAGGGCTCGCCCTGCTCGGTGTCGTGCGGCCGGACAGCAGCTACTGGCTGCACGTGATGCCAGTGTTCCTGCTTGTCGGTCTTGGGGCGGGCTGGGTGCTGGTGACAGCGAACAGCACAGCTACCCTCGGCGCCGGCCAGGACAGTGCGGTGGCCGGCGCCATGGTGATGACCTCGCAACAGGTAGGTGCATCACTGGGCACTGCGTTGCTCAGCACCGTTGCGGCCGGCCACGGGTTCGACGTGGCCAGCCGCGGAGCCGCGGGCTTCCTGTGTGTTGCTGCGGTCGTTGTCTACTGGGTGCTCTCGGAGCGGTCGCCCGACCACTCCAGGTGATAGCTGCCCTCGCGGTCGACGCGCTTGTACGTGTGCGCGCCGAACAGGTCGCGCAGACCCTGGATCAGCGCGGCCGGCAGGCGCTCCGCCCGAAGACCGTCGTAGTACGAGAGGGCAGCTGAGAACCCAGGAGCCGGTACGCCGACAGTCGCGGCGGTCGCGACGACCCGGCGCCACGCCTCCTGGCCGCTGCCGACCGCGTCCCGGAAGTAGTCGTCGACCAGCAGCGACGGCAGGTCCGGGTTGCGGTCGTACGCCTCCTTGATCCGGTCCAGGAACCGGGCCCGGATGATGCAGCCGCCGCGCCAGATGGTCGCCATCGCGCCGAGGTCGATGTTCCAGTCGTACTCGTCGCTGGCGGCCCGGATCGCGTCGAAGCCCTGCGCGTACGCGACCAGCTTCGACGAGTACAGCGCGTGCCGCACGTCGTCGATGAACTGGTCCCGGTCGACCTCGGCCTTCACGTCGCCCGGCCCGGGCAGCACGCCGGCGGCCGCTTCCCGCCGTACGACGTCACCCGACAGCGACCGCGCGAACACGGCCTCGGCCATCCCGCTGACCGGGATGCCGAGGTCGAGCGCGGACTGGACCGTCCAGCGGCCGGTGCCCTTCTGCTCGGCCTGGTCGAGGACGACGTCCACGAACGGGCCGCCCGTGGTCGGGTCGGTCTGGCTGAGCACCTCGGCGGTGATCTCGATCAGGAACGACTCCAGGTCGCCGGTGTTCCAGTCCCGGAACACGTCCGCGAGCTCGGCCGGGGACAGCCCAAGCACGTGCCGGAGCAGGTCGTACGCCTCCGCGATCAGTTGCATGTCGGCGTACTCGATGCCGTTGTGCAGCATCTTCACGAAGTGGCCGGCGCCGTCCGGGCCGACGTGCACGCAGCACGGCTCGCCGTTCACGTGCGCGGAGATCTTGGTCAGCATCGGCTCGAGCGCCGCGTACGACTCGGAGGAGCCGCCGGGCATGATGCTCGGGCCGTTCAGTGCGCCCTCCTCGCCGCCGGAGACGCCGGAGCCGACGAAGTGCAGCCCCTTCTCCTTCAGCGCGGCCTCGCGGCGCCGGGTGTCCAGGAAGTGCGCGTTGCCGGCGTCGACGACGATGTCGCCCTCGTCCAGCAGCGGCACCAGTTCGTCGATGACGGCGTCGGTCGGCTCGCCGGCCTTCACCATGATGATGATCTTGCGCGGCTGCTCCAGCGACTCGACGAACCCGGCCAGGTCGGTGGACGGGACGAACTCGCCCTCGGAACCGAACTCCGCGACCAGCGAGTCGGTCCGCGCCTGGGAACGGTTGTGCAGGGCGACCCGGAACCCGTTGCGCGCGAGGTTCCGGGCCAGGTTGCGGCCCATCACCGCAAGGCCGGTGACACCGATCTGGGCTTTGTCAGCGCTCATCGAATCTCCTGCAAGTCTGAAGTTGTGTGCGGGGTCCAGTCTGCCTGAGGCCTTCTCGACACGATCGACCGGTGTTGACCCCTGGACCTTAAGCTCACCTCGTGAATCCTTTGGAAGGACGCCGTACCGCCCTCGTCCTGATCGACCTGATGTCCCGGATCGTCGCGTTGCAGACCGCTCCGTCGAGTGGTCCCGACGTCCTGGAACGATCCGTGGCAGCCGCGGCAGCCACCCGGGCCGCGGGCGGCCTCGTGGTCAACGTCCGGGTGGAACGCCCGGGCGTCGACGTACAACCCGAAGGCAGCGGCTTCGCGCGCGGCGCCGAGCCGCAGCCCGGTGACCTGGAGATCGTCAAGCGGACGATCGGCGCCTTCGGCCGGACGGAACTCGACGCCGAGCTCCGGTCCCGCGGCATCGCGAACGTCGTCCTGGCCGGTATCGCGACGAACTTCGGCGTCGAGTCTACCGGCCGCGCAGCCTCGGACCTCGGCTACGAAACCTTCTTCCTCACCGACGCGATGACGGGCCTCGACGGCGACGCGCACTCGTTCGCGACGACGTACGTCTTCCCACGAGTAGGCACCGTGTGCACCACCGCCGACTACCTGGAGGCGCTAGCCGAATAAGGCACGGTTCTCCTGGACCCAGGTCTGCAGGGTGCGGGCCGGCCGGCCGGTGACGTCGGCGACTGTGGTGTTCACCGACGTCTCGTCGATGGTGCCGTCGCCGAAGAAGGACTCGATCGCGGCGGCGTACGGCTCCGGCATCGACGCGTACAGCGCGGCGTGGGTCTCCGCGCGGCTCATCGGGTACGCCGTGAGCTTCCGCCCGAGCGCCTCCGCGAGGATCGCGACCTGCTCGACCGGCGTCAGCGCCACCGGCCCGGTGAGTCGCAGTACCTCGCTGTCCTGCTCGCCCTGGAGCGCCCGAACGGCGACGTCCGCGATGTCGCGCGGGTGGATCGTCGACACCGCTACGTCGGGAAACTGGACGCGTACCTCGTCGCCGGCCCGGAGCTGGTCGCGCCACCGCAGCGTGTTCGACATGAACGAGTTCGGCCGCAGGAAGGTCCACGCCAGACCGGACGCCCGAACCGCTTCCTCGGTGGCGTGGTGGTACGCCGCGACCGCGTTCGTCGGCTCGCCGTCGAGCGAACTGCTGGACAGTACGACGACCTTCCGCACGCCGGCCCGGACCGCGTTGGCGAGCAGTTCGTCCAGCCGGTCGTAACCGCTCAGCAGGAAGATCCCGCTGACGCCCGCCAACGCGTCGACGAACGTGTCCGGCCGGTTGAGATCGCCGTACGCCGGCTCGATCCCGGCAGGTAGCTCGGTCGCGGCCCGGACCAGCGCCCGACCCGGGATGCCTTGTTCCGCCAGTGATTGCACCACCGCGCCGCCGGCGTTCCCGGTCGCGCCGGTAATCAGGATCGTCACCGCTCAACCCTGACATACCAGAGGCGCACTAGACGCGCACTCGGTGCCAGGTCCGCGCGCCCGACTTCAGCACGACCCCA from Kribbella jejuensis includes these protein-coding regions:
- a CDS encoding MFS transporter; translated protein: MTATEEHLDIRRWWALGAVAAAQLMVGIDLTIVNIALPSMQRDLGMSDPARQWVITLFALGYGGFLLLGGRMSDLIGRRRALLIGLTGFALASALGGAATGPWMLLTGRGLQGVFGALLTPAVLATLAASFPLPAERGKAFGIYGAAMGSASGIGVLAGGVLTQYLDWRWSMFVNLPIAALAAAGILYAVRPAQRTSGVRVDVLGALLATGGLMAVVLGFARAESDGWGAPVTYASLGAGVVLLAAFLTVQARMRNPLLPLRVLRDPRRGGSYLAVFSLAIGIFAALFFLTFYLQTVRHYSPIRTGLSFLPFTVGLMVGVRAVSRLLAKAQVRVLICPGLLTVAAGLALLGVVRPDSSYWLHVMPVFLLVGLGAGWVLVTANSTATLGAGQDSAVAGAMVMTSQQVGASLGTALLSTVAAGHGFDVASRGAAGFLCVAAVVVYWVLSERSPDHSR
- the gndA gene encoding NADP-dependent phosphogluconate dehydrogenase — translated: MSADKAQIGVTGLAVMGRNLARNLARNGFRVALHNRSQARTDSLVAEFGSEGEFVPSTDLAGFVESLEQPRKIIIMVKAGEPTDAVIDELVPLLDEGDIVVDAGNAHFLDTRRREAALKEKGLHFVGSGVSGGEEGALNGPSIMPGGSSESYAALEPMLTKISAHVNGEPCCVHVGPDGAGHFVKMLHNGIEYADMQLIAEAYDLLRHVLGLSPAELADVFRDWNTGDLESFLIEITAEVLSQTDPTTGGPFVDVVLDQAEQKGTGRWTVQSALDLGIPVSGMAEAVFARSLSGDVVRREAAAGVLPGPGDVKAEVDRDQFIDDVRHALYSSKLVAYAQGFDAIRAASDEYDWNIDLGAMATIWRGGCIIRARFLDRIKEAYDRNPDLPSLLVDDYFRDAVGSGQEAWRRVVATAATVGVPAPGFSAALSYYDGLRAERLPAALIQGLRDLFGAHTYKRVDREGSYHLEWSGDRSESTQ
- a CDS encoding isochorismatase family protein, yielding MNPLEGRRTALVLIDLMSRIVALQTAPSSGPDVLERSVAAAAATRAAGGLVVNVRVERPGVDVQPEGSGFARGAEPQPGDLEIVKRTIGAFGRTELDAELRSRGIANVVLAGIATNFGVESTGRAASDLGYETFFLTDAMTGLDGDAHSFATTYVFPRVGTVCTTADYLEALAE
- a CDS encoding NAD(P)H-binding protein, whose translation is MTILITGATGNAGGAVVQSLAEQGIPGRALVRAATELPAGIEPAYGDLNRPDTFVDALAGVSGIFLLSGYDRLDELLANAVRAGVRKVVVLSSSSLDGEPTNAVAAYHHATEEAVRASGLAWTFLRPNSFMSNTLRWRDQLRAGDEVRVQFPDVAVSTIHPRDIADVAVRALQGEQDSEVLRLTGPVALTPVEQVAILAEALGRKLTAYPMSRAETHAALYASMPEPYAAAIESFFGDGTIDETSVNTTVADVTGRPARTLQTWVQENRALFG